tcagcatccgtatggcttgcatattgtagaagcctcggaggtgtaaccagagaagggtcccattgttttcattctggtggggtatagaatagcattatgttgttttatatgccattagagtgaaaacttagtctcgactttttaataacttcatccataacagaaataaataacagtgggctcaGCACTCCACCTTGTCGAACCCCGTCGTTGTTAGAAAATTCGCCTGAgattaagttacttgtcctgacctgtttttttgtgttgacatataaactctttattacacttacacagggccgcgccaaggctttcaagcgccccggggcaagaaattttaggcgcccctttcctcctcCCTTTGTAAGTAGAAACAAACTACAgcagactctctctataacgagcacaggtattacgaggtttcggttataacgaggtacactagatgtcccatgaaattcctattgaactatatcACCGCTGTaaagaggcatatttggttataacgaggaaaaatgaaatcgaaaaATGTTtcttaataattgaaaataattgaaaatattttatatacaccctactaaattatgttaaacaaacgtttctgggcACTACCATAGGCTTGGACGggggaaaatgaatggttgacccttcacaaattctacgccactgacgaaattgttattttagcatattttttagatttttcaacattctatgtaaataatatattcgttattcgtaacgataaaatcattagttttagagatatttgaagttaaaaacgaaGAAATCACTGTGccgcttcatttttaacttcagatatctcgaaaacattattgttaaaaatgaagagtatattatttacatacaaagtatggaagaatcgaaaaattacactaaaataattTCATTGTAAAATTGATtcattgtaataaataaaattttgaatccttaaaaagtagttttatattttaaatattatttgcaTATTTTAAGCATAATCCtgcatttttttacaaaaatatatgtacattaggtaaaatgcgcattttaaaaaACTTTCTTTGCAATTTATCCGCtctttaattattaatattaatttattaatactttaAATTTACAATATAAGTAATAGCTTTACGTGCTTTATTCTTCACAAATTGTTTTATCACATCTTGTGTGTCTAAGTTATTTAGCAAATCTGATTCGATTGAAATACCAAATTTTGAAGCCGTTCTTGTGACATTGatgatcttaaataatttttaattatttttaattttgaaaatgatctttCTGCTGTGGCCACTGAAACGGGCATTGTTAATAATATTCGCAATGCTATACTAGTATTAGGAAATGcatcatttaatttatttttattaatataatttaatgtCTCAATTGGAGATGATATTATCTCtgattttaattcaaaattttgcaGAATTTTTAATTCATTAAATAATTCGATACAAGCACAGCGTAGATACAATTATATATTTGTTCCCtcaggcaagccgcacaccaaagaaacatgaaacgaaaaacatgtttcatgaaaagaaaacactgctaaacaaatctcaaagtccgcctaccaatgaaacgggtgtgattcatgctcatgacacatttttattttcggagagtttcataaatggccggacatatatttgtttagcagtggtttatttccatgaaacgtaatttacgtttcatgtttctttgatgtgcggcctgcctaaggcacatcaaagaaacatgaattacgtttcatggaaataaaacagtgctaaacaaatatacgtccggccatttatgaaactctccgaaaataaaaatgtgtcatgagcatgaatcacactcgtttcattggtaggcggactttgagatttgcttagcagtgttttagtttcatgaaacatgtttttcgtttcatgtttcatgttatTATATAAATCATGTTATATTATCAAAAGATAATACTGACTAAACTAAAGACAAAAATTACCATTCATCAGATATAGTAGCTTGTTCACAATGGAAGTAACCATAATATGAACGTAAACCGTTATCATTTCGTAAACCGTAATTTGTACATAATTTTATGCAGCTTTCACAATAGACTTAAATTTTACGTAAAGACAGGCTGTATTTACGTAAAATTTAAGTCTATTGTGAACGCTGCATAAAATTATGTACAAATTACGGTTTACGAAATTATAACGGTTTACGTTCATCTTATGGTTACGTCCATTGTGAACAAGCAGTAAAACCTAAAGGGCCATAAATAGAATTGGAAATGACAGTCGTGGGCTAGGAGTCCTTAAGTGGACACATATGTGCATTCCTTAAGTAATATCGAAACAAAACAGTTCCTAGCTTAAAGCAGCTTTACATCAAGGCTATGCAAGTCTCATGCTATGCAAGTCCGTCTTGCATGGCGTATCTCTTGCCTAGCCTGGCCTTTTTACATCAGAGCTATTTCTATGCAATTTTAGATACCACTTTCATTGTTGCCAATAGAAGaaatatatcaaaatattaactttagatATTTCACTTGGAAATTTCAGTccataattaaaaatattcaaatataaatcaCAAATTATTACATCCGATAAATACCATTTAAATTTACACAATAAGGTTAAGTTTTTTCTAAACTATAAATTTTGTCATATTGGCAACATGAATTTTGACAGGACTTGCATCAAAATAGCATGAAaaatagaacatgttttaatttttcgtctAGCACAGGAATTGCATGGAAATAGCGCGTGGGCATGCGCAGTAGCGTGATCTGTCTTGCATGGCTCTTGCCTAGCATGAAAATAGCATAATGTAAAACTGTCTTTTATAAATTTACCATGAAAAGTATCGACTGTCGCTAAACATCCAATATAGACTACTTCATAGAAATTTGGGTGGTACGGAAATTGGTTGTTGTTGAGAGAGATGAATGAGAAAtggatttatttttaaattttttattttttagcactaagcttttttaacattatttaataatttttcaatagATTATAAGTAGATCAgtaggtataaaatttttttcggTAACCTGTCGGCGCGGCGCCTTTTCAATCACGGCGCCGGGGGGCGCCGCCCCTcttcgcccttatggacggcgcgggcctgcacttacaagttcttcatctacttccttgtttttcaggctttgccatattccttTTCTATTGACCATATCAGacgcctttttcatatctaaaaacgccaggtacagtgtatcgttttttaacagtattttttcagtaatttgctgtagtgtgaataatatgatcttgtacgctgtgtgatggtctaaatccactttgtatatctgccagtcgaggctcaactatttctcgtagtttcttttctagaataatttcgtagattttcaacgctgagcagagaagtgatataccccTATAATTATTGCACTCTTTagtgtctccctttttgtgtataggcagtattattgaaatgttccaattctctgggatttttttgtttatccacgctaaatttagtaggtcatgtaattcttgtttaccctgttgtccaagatatttcaataattcagcatctattccgtcgatccgagctgctttaccaacttttaatttttctagtgcatcttcaacttcttccatctttattttagtttcatGAACGTCTTCTTGCTCTCTTTCAGGTGTTTCATCTGCTATCTGTATGCGATTCTctgctgttgtattttcattatttaaaagtTCCTTGAAATATTCTCCCCACCTTTCTATAATGGGCTCATCCTCAGTTATTATATTGTCGTTTCTATCTTTTATCTGCTGTAGTTTAATTTCCGTTTTACTACTCATATTCTTTAATAccctataaaataattttgtattttgggtactattttcttccatagttcttccaaattcttcccaggaattctgcttttcttgttttatctttactttaactttgttgcactgttccttgtatttatcgtatgcctcttgattTATTTTTTGTATGTACATTTTTCATAGCATTTTCTTTTctctgacttcttttttaatatcgttCTTGTCCTGCTGTTTCTAATAGTATTGCCTTAAATCTGATCCACTTTTCTTCCACGTTTCTACTTTGTCTTCTCTTTTCAATCCTTGCAAACTGTTTTTCCGTTTTCTCTATATACTCATTTCGTGTTTGCAAGTTTCTCAGCTTATAGATTCTTATTCTTCCgctatagtttttgttttgtatctgcTTACGGTCCTCGACTTTGTTATTCTTAAATACTCCTTCTAGTAGATAATGGTCACTACCTATCTCATAGCTTCTTTTTACTCTGACATCTTCAACTTTACTCCTTTTTTCTCGAGGAACAATTATGAAGTCTATTATTGACTTTTCATTTCGCTGGGGCATTGCTCTTGTTatattgtgtatttctttgtgCTCAAAAAAAGTGTTGGCTATAACTAAATTATTATCTATACAAAACTCTAGCAATCTTTTCCCGTTTTTATTAATTGTGTGTTCTCCGTGCCTACCTATAGCTCCTTGCCATTTCATGTTTTCGTTTCCCACTCTAGCGTTGAAGTCTCCCAATATTATGAGTGTTCCCTCATAATCTTTTACTGTCTGCTGTAGTTGttcccaaaattgatttttgtcgttAGCTTTGTCACTTTCTCCAGGTGCATATATTACAATCATAGTTATAATATCGCTTTTACTACAATTCATTGATACTTTCAATAGTCCCTCATTGATGAACTCCCAATTTCTTATACCTTTTACTTTATCTTTGGGTATCAAACAGGCTACTCCTGCTCTGGCCCATTCAGTTTCCTTTACACCACTGTATATTAATAGATTTCCATCTCCTATTATTTGTGTCCCAGCTCCCTTTTTTTTGTCTCATTGATGGCTATTGCAGCATAGTTTGTGTTGCTAAGGGTTTCTACTAATTCTAACTCTTTTCCACTTATTCCTCTAACATTCCATGTCGCTGTTCTCCATACTTCTTCGTTTTTATCTATAGCTTTCAGTTCCATTTCTTTTTCCGTTTTCATTGCCGAATTTGTCATAATTTTGTCCGCCTCtgcttttattacttttttggaTTAGCTCTGTTGCTCTCTTTTTCAATTGTGCCAGTTTCCATATTCCATTTCCATATTTCATCGTTTATAATGATCTTCTGGTATTTAAATTTTACAACATTACCTTTTTGTCTCTGTTCATTTGCATATTCTCTTAGTTGTTTTTGAATATCTCTTTCTTGGATCGTATAGTCATCATCAATAAAAAGTTTTCTTCCTTTAATATGTCTAAACTTGTTCTTATTTTTCATTATGTCTGCTTTATCACCATATGTACCCAATTCTAACTTGCACATTCTCTTATTCAGTTTCGTTATCTCTTTTATTTCACACTTTGCTCCAAGAAAAGTTTGCAACTGATTCTCTATATCTTCTTTTAGCTCTTTAGTATCTCTTGCAGTGTCAAATCCGGTGACAATAATGTTATTTCGACGTTCTTTCTTTTCCATAGTTTTAAGTTTATATTCTAGCACCCTGATTTTAGTTTTCATTACTTCATTTTCTCTTCTAATCTCTTTTACTTCTTCCAAACTCTGCTTCCATTCACTTGTCAAATCTTtgacaatttttattaattctttacgTTCAGTTCTCATTTATTTCATTTCATTTGCTATCTCTCTCATTCCGTTTGTTACTTCTTTAACCATCTCGCTCATTTCATCCATTCCGTATTCCTCTGCTACACCTATGGATATGAGTAGGTAATATATGTTGCCTATCTGCTAGCGCCAGCGATCATCTACAACTCGACGTTTCAGATAGATAAATCGCTACCAACTGATGACACCACGTTATTTTTGTTTCAGCTTACCTCGAATATTATTAGTCCTATTGTGTCACTAACACTCTCAGCACTTTATTGTAGTATGTTATTTACTCACGACTCACTTTTACAATTTCTAATGCTCGATATTTCCGAAATTCGAATGTAATAAAGGAGCACTCAAAATTGCGTTGTTTATCAGCACAGCCCAGAACGTCCCGTATTTACGTTGGGTTGATGATAACTTTGATGATACACAAAAGCACCAAACATTTTGTTAACAGTTTTTAATAATCATTCAGCTGTTGCATACCTATGGTTTATCCATAACCAATTCAACATTTTCCAGAAAGGAATTAAAAAGATTGAAGGGAGAACAAAAAGTGTTATGGAACTTAATGATGTATTGGAATCTACTCTCAAAATGCTTTGAAGAAATATGTACATACGGTTAAAGTAGGGTGATTAAACGTCCCGTgaaaacgggattgtcccgttttttaacaaTCGTACCCGGGGTCCCGAAAAATCCTCCCAGGACCtctaaatgtcccgtatttacGTTGGGTTGATGATACACTTTGATGATACACAAAAGCACCAAACATTTTGTTAACAGTTTTTAATAATCCTTCAGCAATAATCCTAATTGACCAGAAGAAAAGAGGAACATTTCTTATCATTTAATATTAAATCCATTCTTAAGCGTGGTAGTGGCTTAAGGCGAAATTAACTTAAGAACTAAAATTAATGACTTTTATAAAATCTGCATACAGTATCTTGAAAAATTGAGTGTACTGTTTCTCTACTTTCTCAAAGTTTAAAGTTTAAATGGATGCTTTTGCAGGAGATCCCCAGTTTGGAACAAACAAAAGAGGAAACTATTTGTTACTTCGATGAAAAAAACATTGCCATAAACAATAATTTCCTATTTGATCATGCACCTTGCACCATTAGTGGATTTTgttaagtaaaaaaattaaagaatggACTGATGAAGATAAAAAACCACCTCAGTGTCACGAAAAATGGGTTAACAAGATAACGTTTCGATGGAGACCCCTCGGACCCCCCTTCAGCTGGACCATATCACCCCCAAACcctccttggatgtgtcccgtttttttcaagtttatgatttggtcaccctagGTTAAGCCAATGACTTCAATGCTTGAAAATTATTTTCTGGTATTTTTCGAAGATACTAGTACTAGGCTGTTAAATAAGTTTTGCGGTTAGAAAAGAAAAACGcaattttatgatttaaaatacactttattattcagtatagCCTCCCTGAACATCAATACACTCGTTCCAGTTCCAAGATTCTAATTTATAAATTCCATCCCTGAAGTGAAAATTCCAACGCTTCCACAGCTGTTATGACCTCAGAATTTAAAAACGCTTTCCACGCatgaattttttttagatattgaaACAGGTGAAAGTCGCTAGGGGTCAAATCTGATGAATACGGTGGGTGCTTTAACAATTCTAACTTTATttcatggattttagccattgttaaaatgctcatatgacacggtgcattgtcttgat
This genomic window from Diabrotica virgifera virgifera chromosome 1, PGI_DIABVI_V3a contains:
- the LOC126889696 gene encoding uncharacterized protein LOC126889696; this encodes MRYNALSKWLSDDRNLQLDSDKIVTAWKTYVEQLFTLSIDDAGPSIVKSEMEKAIKGLKNNNRPEERIQRIDVNMMRPESFVEELQIIIMETAEMRGVREQRDLTSEWKQSLEEVKEIRRENEVMKTKIRVLEYKLKTMEKKERRNNIIVTGFDTARDTKELKEDIENQLQTFLGAKCEIKEITKLNKRMCKLELGTYGDKADIMKNKNKFRHIKGRKLFIDDDYTIQERDIQKQLREYANEQRQKGNVVKFKYQKIIINDEIWKWNMETGTIEKESNRANPKNKSNLTGRTAKDITELYVELEENAKEIELAVNVDKTKALIQARKQRSLHNLTINDANIELVKQLT